One Sporomusaceae bacterium ACPt DNA window includes the following coding sequences:
- a CDS encoding IS256 family transposase ISCob1 — MLNELKSRGIQDVYLFCVDGLNGFREAIGAVYPKAGIQRCIIHQIRASMRYVNYKHIKAFVADLKEVYTAVTEEAALENLMAFKEKWGDKYPAAIKSWEDNWDILSTFFAYPPAIRKIIYTTNMIEGLHRQFRKVTKTKSVFPNDDALRKMVYLASNNIVKKWTQRYREWDMVLNHLALLFEGRYAI, encoded by the coding sequence GTGTTAAATGAGTTGAAAAGCCGCGGAATACAAGATGTTTATTTATTCTGCGTGGACGGATTAAACGGCTTTCGCGAGGCGATTGGTGCTGTATATCCAAAGGCAGGAATACAACGCTGTATTATCCATCAAATACGGGCTAGTATGCGGTACGTCAACTATAAGCACATAAAAGCCTTTGTCGCAGATTTGAAGGAAGTGTACACCGCTGTTACTGAAGAAGCAGCTCTTGAAAATCTTATGGCATTTAAAGAAAAATGGGGCGATAAATACCCTGCTGCCATAAAAAGCTGGGAAGATAACTGGGATATTCTATCTACCTTTTTTGCATATCCACCAGCCATCAGGAAAATAATATACACCACTAATATGATTGAGGGCTTGCATAGGCAATTCCGCAAGGTTACAAAAACAAAATCCGTGTTTCCCAATGATGATGCACTGCGCAAAATGGTGTATTTGGCGTCGAATAACATTGTCAAAAAATGGACGCAGCGTTATCGGGAATGGGACATGGTTTTAAACCACTTAGCGTTGCTTTTTGAAGGCCGTTATGCGATCTGA
- the buk2_2 gene encoding Butyrate kinase 2 yields MSNLILAINPGSTSTKVSLYNGLEEVASRNISHSAEELSKYFSVIDQFEFRLGKIKEFIVSNNIDTTTLAAIVGRGGFLRPIISGTYLVDEEMLQDLKSCRYGSHASNLGALLANSLAKEANCAAFIVDPIVVDELDPLARITGHPDLQKRSVFHALNQKAVAKRFAQSKKMLYEDMNLIVAHLGGGISVGCHRRGRVIEVNNAVDGAGPFSPERSGTLPAGQFANNIATRNLSDDQIAKMLAGRGGLVAHLGTNDAREVERRITAGDNQAKLVYDAMIYNVARYIAAAAVAVQGKVDYILLTGGLAYSKYLTEKLTDYVSFIAPVQILPGEDELRALAEGALRVISGQEKAKQYGSITSKKDLH; encoded by the coding sequence ATGTCCAATTTGATTTTGGCAATCAACCCTGGTTCTACATCGACAAAAGTGTCTCTTTATAATGGACTAGAAGAAGTAGCCAGTCGAAATATTTCTCACAGTGCGGAAGAATTAAGTAAGTATTTCTCCGTTATTGATCAATTTGAATTTAGGCTGGGGAAGATAAAAGAATTTATTGTATCCAATAATATTGATACTACAACGCTCGCGGCCATCGTTGGACGCGGCGGATTTCTGCGCCCCATCATCAGTGGGACTTATTTAGTTGATGAAGAAATGTTGCAGGATCTGAAAAGCTGCCGATATGGCTCACACGCCTCTAATCTGGGAGCGCTACTGGCGAATTCGTTGGCGAAAGAAGCAAATTGCGCCGCCTTTATCGTTGATCCAATTGTTGTGGATGAATTAGATCCCTTGGCACGCATCACCGGTCATCCAGACCTACAAAAGCGGAGTGTGTTTCACGCTTTAAATCAAAAAGCTGTAGCTAAGCGTTTTGCACAAAGTAAAAAAATGCTCTATGAGGACATGAATTTAATTGTTGCACATTTGGGTGGCGGTATATCCGTGGGCTGTCATAGGCGGGGTCGGGTTATCGAGGTCAACAATGCTGTAGACGGCGCTGGTCCTTTCTCACCGGAACGGTCAGGAACCTTACCCGCGGGACAATTTGCGAATAATATCGCAACTCGGAATCTGAGTGATGATCAAATCGCCAAAATGCTGGCCGGTCGCGGTGGCCTTGTCGCCCATTTAGGCACGAATGATGCAAGGGAAGTGGAACGGCGCATTACTGCTGGTGACAATCAAGCCAAACTGGTTTATGATGCCATGATTTACAATGTTGCACGTTATATAGCCGCCGCGGCAGTGGCGGTACAAGGAAAGGTCGATTACATTCTGTTGACAGGCGGGCTTGCCTACTCTAAATATTTGACAGAAAAACTTACAGATTATGTTTCTTTTATCGCCCCGGTGCAGATCCTGCCGGGAGAAGATGAACTGCGGGCTCTTGCCGAAGGGGCCTTGCGTGTAATCAGTGGTCAGGAAAAGGCTAAACAATATGGTTCTATAACTTCTAAAAAAGATTTACATTAG
- the ilvC_1 gene encoding Ketol-acid reductoisomerase (NAD(+)) produces MAKIFYEQDANWDFIRNKTVAIIGYGSQGHAHALNLKDSGIKVIVGLYEGSKSTERAKQDGLTVLPVAQAVAFADITMILIPDERQGKVFAEEIAPNLKEGSALAFAHGFTIQFNQVVPPTNVDVFMVAPKGPGHLVRRLFTEGGGVPCLLAVHQDYTGNAADIAMAYTKGIGGARAGVILTTFKEETETDLFGEQTVLCGGCTELVKAGFDTLVAAGYQPEVAYFECLHELKLIVDLMYEGGMANMRYSVSDTAEYGDYSVGKRIITDETRQEMKKVLKEIQAGVFARNWIMENQANRASFLATRRQEAEHPIEKVGQELRDMMSWLKKK; encoded by the coding sequence ATGGCGAAAATATTTTATGAACAAGACGCAAATTGGGATTTCATAAGAAACAAGACGGTTGCGATTATTGGCTATGGCAGCCAAGGACACGCTCATGCCCTTAATCTGAAAGATAGTGGCATTAAAGTCATTGTTGGCCTTTACGAAGGTAGCAAATCGACAGAGAGAGCAAAACAAGATGGGCTTACGGTTTTACCGGTAGCCCAGGCAGTAGCTTTCGCAGATATTACAATGATCTTAATTCCAGATGAGAGACAAGGGAAAGTGTTTGCCGAAGAAATCGCGCCCAACCTAAAAGAAGGATCTGCCCTGGCGTTTGCGCACGGCTTCACTATCCAATTCAATCAGGTGGTACCGCCAACGAATGTGGATGTGTTTATGGTAGCTCCCAAAGGTCCAGGGCATCTGGTGCGCCGCTTATTTACCGAAGGTGGCGGCGTTCCTTGCCTATTGGCGGTCCATCAGGACTATACGGGCAATGCAGCGGACATCGCCATGGCCTACACCAAAGGAATTGGCGGTGCTCGTGCGGGTGTGATCCTTACCACCTTCAAGGAAGAAACCGAAACTGATCTTTTCGGCGAACAGACTGTTCTTTGCGGCGGGTGCACGGAATTGGTCAAGGCAGGTTTTGATACCCTTGTGGCAGCAGGTTACCAGCCAGAGGTGGCATACTTTGAATGTCTCCACGAATTGAAACTGATTGTCGATCTGATGTACGAAGGCGGCATGGCCAACATGCGTTACTCTGTCAGTGATACTGCTGAGTATGGTGATTATTCAGTTGGAAAACGGATCATTACAGATGAAACCCGCCAGGAAATGAAGAAAGTTCTTAAAGAAATCCAAGCGGGCGTCTTTGCTCGTAACTGGATTATGGAAAATCAAGCTAACCGCGCTAGCTTCCTCGCCACACGTCGCCAAGAGGCAGAACATCCAATTGAGAAAGTTGGCCAAGAACTGCGAGACATGATGTCCTGGTTAAAAAAGAAATAA
- a CDS encoding Pyruvate:ferredoxin oxidoreductase, whose amino-acid sequence MKNLNRKMKSMDGNTAAAYVSYAFTDVAAIFPITPSSNMAESVDEWAAQGKKNIFGQTVEVIEMQSEGGAAGAVHGSLQAGALTTTYTASQGLLLMIPNMYKIAGELLPAVFHVSARVVGTNAISIFGDHSDVMATRQTGFALLAESSVQQVMDLAAVAHLSAIKGRVPFLNFFDGFRTSHEIQKIEVLEYDELANLLDRDAVNAFRRRALNPDHPVLKGTVQNPDIHFQQREVSNRYWQELPDIVEGYMAEITKLTGREYHLFNYYGAPDAERMIIAMGSMCGTIEEAVDYLNAQGEKVGLLTVHLYRPFSLKHFFKYIPKTVKKIAVLDRTKEMGAQAEPLYLDVKTAFYGKEWQPVIVGGRCGVGGKDIIPGHILSVFENLKAAQPQDHFTVGIIDDVNHTSLPFGQDIDTTDPSTKACKFWGLGSDGTVGANKSAVKIIGDQTDMYAQAYFAYDSKKSGGITVSHLRFGDKQIKSPYLINKADFISCSQQSYVDKYDLLAGLKPGGTFLLNTTWSTAELDEKLPAAMKQFIAAQNINFYIINAVEIAQNLGLGGRFNMIMQSAFFKLANIIPLDKAVQYLKDSVIKSYGNKGSKVIEMNNAAIDKGIEALVKVHVPEAWKTAVNSTTDQAKLACACSSAVEKEVPSFIKNILVPMNRQEGDKLPVSAFIDHDDGTFPLGTAAYEKRGIAINVPEWLADHCIQCNQCSYVCSHAAIRPVLVNTEELAAAPAGFTVKAALGSKDLHFRLAISPNDCTGCGNCVEVCPAKEKALEMKPLATQMSQDLLWEYAMNLSPKANPMNVFTVKGSQFEKPLLEFSGACAGCLETAYAKLVTQLFGDRMMVANATGCSSVWAGSTPSIPYTKNHRGHGPAWGNSLFEDNAEFGLGMLLGVKQIRKQLAIRIEQAMQRELGDEFKAACSDWLAKQDQNEGTRERADRLIAVLEQVKGEDALLNDIYQNRDFLVKRSQWLFGGDGWAYDIGFGGLDHVLASGEDINVLVFDTEVYSNTGGQSSKATPAAAIAKFAASGKKTKKKDLGQIAMSYGYVYVAQIAMGADRNQTLKAIVEAEAYPGPSLIIAYSPCINHGLKLGMGCSQLEAKRAVDSGYWSLYRYNPLLKAAGKNPFVLDSKEPTMDFKEFLLGEVRYAALKQQSPEQAEALFAKTEQDARDKLAAYKRLASY is encoded by the coding sequence ATGAAGAATTTAAATAGAAAAATGAAGTCCATGGATGGAAACACGGCTGCCGCCTATGTTTCCTATGCCTTTACCGATGTCGCAGCCATTTTTCCCATCACCCCTTCGTCTAACATGGCGGAAAGTGTGGATGAATGGGCGGCGCAAGGGAAGAAGAACATCTTCGGCCAAACCGTAGAAGTCATTGAAATGCAGTCCGAAGGCGGAGCCGCCGGGGCTGTACACGGCTCGCTGCAAGCCGGTGCCCTGACTACCACCTATACCGCATCCCAAGGCCTACTGCTTATGATTCCCAATATGTATAAAATTGCCGGTGAACTGCTGCCGGCCGTATTTCATGTTAGTGCCCGGGTCGTGGGTACTAATGCTATTAGCATTTTCGGTGACCATTCGGATGTTATGGCTACCCGGCAGACTGGATTCGCCCTGCTGGCCGAATCCAGTGTCCAACAAGTCATGGATCTGGCAGCGGTGGCTCATCTGTCGGCAATCAAAGGCAGAGTACCCTTCCTAAACTTCTTCGACGGCTTTAGAACCTCCCATGAAATACAGAAAATCGAAGTATTGGAATACGACGAATTGGCGAACCTGCTGGATCGCGATGCCGTAAATGCCTTCCGCCGCCGTGCTCTCAATCCAGATCATCCGGTTCTCAAAGGAACCGTGCAAAATCCGGATATTCATTTTCAGCAGCGAGAAGTATCTAACCGTTACTGGCAAGAACTTCCAGACATCGTAGAAGGCTATATGGCGGAAATCACAAAACTCACTGGCCGGGAGTATCACCTGTTCAATTATTACGGTGCCCCGGATGCCGAGCGCATGATTATCGCCATGGGCTCCATGTGTGGAACCATCGAAGAAGCAGTGGATTACCTCAATGCACAAGGGGAAAAAGTAGGCCTCCTCACTGTTCATTTATATCGTCCTTTTTCCCTGAAGCATTTCTTTAAATATATTCCGAAAACCGTAAAAAAGATTGCTGTATTGGACCGGACCAAAGAAATGGGTGCCCAAGCCGAGCCCCTCTACCTGGACGTGAAAACAGCCTTTTACGGTAAAGAGTGGCAGCCGGTAATCGTCGGTGGTCGCTGTGGCGTCGGCGGCAAAGACATCATCCCAGGCCATATCCTCAGCGTGTTCGAGAACCTCAAAGCCGCGCAACCCCAAGATCACTTCACCGTTGGGATTATAGATGATGTGAATCATACCTCCCTGCCCTTTGGTCAGGACATCGACACCACCGACCCGAGTACCAAAGCCTGCAAGTTCTGGGGGCTGGGGTCTGACGGCACCGTCGGTGCCAACAAGAGTGCCGTCAAGATCATAGGCGACCAGACCGACATGTACGCCCAGGCCTACTTCGCCTACGATTCGAAAAAGTCCGGCGGGATCACTGTATCCCACCTGCGCTTTGGCGACAAACAGATCAAGTCGCCGTACCTGATTAACAAAGCCGATTTCATTTCTTGCTCCCAGCAGTCCTATGTGGACAAGTACGACCTGCTGGCTGGTTTAAAACCAGGTGGCACCTTCCTGCTGAATACTACCTGGTCCACAGCGGAGCTGGACGAAAAATTGCCAGCCGCCATGAAGCAGTTCATTGCCGCTCAAAACATCAACTTCTATATCATCAATGCTGTGGAGATCGCCCAAAACCTAGGTCTGGGCGGTCGGTTCAACATGATCATGCAGTCAGCCTTCTTCAAATTAGCCAATATCATTCCCCTGGACAAAGCCGTACAATACCTCAAAGATTCCGTTATCAAGTCCTACGGCAACAAGGGCAGCAAGGTCATTGAGATGAACAACGCTGCCATCGACAAAGGAATTGAGGCCCTGGTCAAAGTCCATGTGCCTGAGGCCTGGAAAACTGCAGTTAACAGCACCACTGACCAAGCAAAGTTGGCTTGCGCCTGCAGCAGTGCTGTAGAGAAAGAAGTTCCTTCTTTCATTAAGAACATCCTCGTACCCATGAATCGGCAAGAAGGAGATAAACTCCCGGTAAGCGCCTTCATCGATCATGACGATGGGACATTTCCCCTAGGTACGGCGGCCTACGAAAAACGGGGTATCGCCATTAATGTGCCGGAATGGCTAGCAGATCATTGTATCCAATGCAATCAGTGCTCGTACGTCTGTTCCCATGCGGCGATCCGGCCTGTTTTGGTCAATACTGAGGAACTGGCCGCAGCGCCAGCAGGATTTACCGTCAAAGCCGCATTGGGTAGCAAGGATTTGCATTTCCGACTAGCCATCTCCCCCAATGATTGTACGGGATGCGGCAATTGTGTCGAAGTGTGCCCGGCCAAGGAAAAAGCGCTGGAAATGAAACCGCTGGCAACCCAAATGAGCCAGGATTTGCTGTGGGAGTATGCCATGAACCTATCGCCTAAAGCGAATCCCATGAATGTCTTTACCGTGAAAGGTAGCCAGTTCGAGAAGCCCCTCCTCGAATTCTCGGGTGCCTGCGCTGGCTGCTTGGAGACAGCCTATGCCAAGCTTGTAACCCAGCTGTTTGGGGATCGAATGATGGTGGCCAATGCCACGGGTTGTTCTTCCGTCTGGGCTGGCAGCACGCCCTCCATCCCATATACGAAAAATCATCGAGGCCATGGACCGGCCTGGGGGAACTCGCTGTTTGAGGATAATGCCGAATTTGGTCTGGGAATGCTGTTGGGAGTAAAGCAGATCAGAAAGCAATTGGCTATAAGAATTGAACAAGCGATGCAGCGGGAACTAGGTGATGAATTTAAAGCTGCCTGCAGCGACTGGTTAGCCAAGCAAGACCAAAATGAAGGTACGCGCGAACGGGCCGACCGACTGATTGCTGTCCTGGAACAGGTCAAAGGCGAGGATGCCCTACTTAACGACATCTATCAAAATCGGGACTTTCTGGTAAAACGATCCCAGTGGCTGTTTGGCGGTGACGGCTGGGCCTATGATATCGGCTTCGGCGGCCTGGATCATGTGCTGGCATCGGGCGAAGATATCAACGTTCTCGTTTTTGATACAGAAGTGTACTCCAATACCGGAGGCCAGTCTTCCAAAGCCACCCCGGCTGCGGCCATCGCTAAATTTGCCGCCAGCGGAAAAAAGACCAAGAAAAAAGACCTGGGTCAGATCGCCATGAGCTACGGCTATGTGTATGTCGCCCAGATCGCCATGGGAGCTGACAGAAACCAAACCCTCAAAGCCATTGTCGAAGCGGAGGCCTATCCCGGCCCGTCCTTGATCATAGCCTATTCACCGTGTATCAATCACGGTCTGAAATTGGGTATGGGCTGCAGCCAGTTAGAGGCTAAACGGGCTGTGGACAGCGGCTACTGGTCTTTGTACCGCTATAATCCGCTACTGAAAGCGGCAGGTAAAAATCCCTTTGTCCTGGACTCGAAAGAACCGACAATGGACTTCAAAGAATTCCTGTTGGGTGAAGTACGGTATGCGGCCTTAAAACAGCAGTCCCCGGAACAGGCGGAAGCCTTGTTTGCCAAGACAGAACAGGACGCTAGGGACAAGCTGGCAGCGTATAAGCGATTAGCTAGCTATTAA
- the ilvD_6 gene encoding Dihydroxy-acid dehydratase: MRSNQMKAGMEKAPHRSLFKALGLINEEIKKPFVGIVNPFNEIIPGHVHMNTLAEAVKAGVWQAGGTPVQFPTIGVCDGIAMNHEGMKYSLVSRELIADSIEIMASAHRFDGLVFITACDKIVPGMLMAAMRLNLPSIFVSGGPMMAGKWRGKKVTLTSIFEAVGKVGAGTMTEADLCELEDEACPGCGSCAGMFTANSMNCMTEALGIALPGNGTIPAVHAARLRLAKQTGLQIMDLIQKDIRPRDIITATSFQNALTVDMALGCSTNTILHLPAIANEIKHKITLESVNEISKKTPHLCKLSPAGEHCLEDLHLAGGIPAVMAKLAEHSLLDGTPLTVTGKTVAENLKGKAVVDTSVIRSFEDPYSVDGGLAILWGNIAPEGAVVKKGAVLPEMLKHEGPARVFDNEEDAFQAIMGRKIKPGDVIVIRYEGPQGGPGMREMLSPTSALAGMGLDSSVALITDGRFSGVSRGASIGHISPEAAAGGPIALINEGDIIRIDIPNNLLEVAISQDELERRRSAWTPPQPKVTEGYLSRYVTMVTSASTGAVLTVPGKNKQI; encoded by the coding sequence ATGAGAAGCAACCAGATGAAAGCGGGTATGGAAAAAGCCCCGCACCGATCATTGTTCAAAGCACTGGGCCTAATTAATGAAGAAATTAAAAAACCTTTTGTCGGTATTGTCAATCCGTTCAATGAGATCATTCCTGGGCATGTTCACATGAACACCTTGGCCGAGGCCGTCAAGGCTGGTGTGTGGCAAGCCGGAGGGACACCAGTACAATTTCCCACCATCGGTGTATGTGACGGAATAGCAATGAACCATGAGGGTATGAAGTATTCGTTGGTCAGCCGGGAATTAATTGCCGACTCGATTGAAATAATGGCGTCAGCTCACCGTTTCGATGGTCTTGTTTTCATAACAGCCTGTGACAAAATAGTACCGGGAATGCTCATGGCTGCCATGCGCTTAAATTTACCCTCCATCTTTGTCAGCGGCGGTCCCATGATGGCAGGCAAATGGCGTGGCAAGAAAGTAACGCTCACCTCGATTTTTGAAGCCGTTGGCAAAGTCGGGGCAGGAACAATGACGGAAGCAGACCTGTGTGAATTGGAAGATGAAGCCTGTCCCGGCTGTGGCTCCTGTGCCGGGATGTTTACCGCCAACTCTATGAACTGCATGACCGAAGCATTAGGCATTGCCTTACCGGGCAATGGTACCATTCCGGCCGTCCATGCCGCCCGACTGCGGTTAGCAAAACAAACAGGCCTGCAAATCATGGACTTAATCCAAAAGGATATTCGGCCGCGTGACATCATAACAGCGACAAGCTTCCAAAATGCATTAACTGTCGATATGGCTCTTGGTTGCTCGACCAACACTATCTTGCACTTGCCAGCGATTGCCAATGAGATCAAACACAAAATCACGCTGGAGTCAGTCAATGAAATCAGTAAAAAGACACCACACCTATGCAAACTGAGCCCTGCTGGTGAACATTGTCTGGAAGACCTGCACTTAGCAGGAGGCATTCCGGCGGTTATGGCAAAATTAGCGGAGCACAGCCTGCTAGACGGAACCCCCCTCACCGTAACAGGGAAAACAGTAGCAGAAAATCTCAAAGGCAAAGCCGTTGTGGATACCAGCGTAATTCGCAGTTTTGAAGATCCATATTCTGTTGATGGTGGTTTAGCCATTCTGTGGGGAAACATTGCCCCGGAAGGAGCTGTTGTGAAAAAAGGAGCCGTTCTTCCGGAAATGCTCAAACATGAAGGGCCAGCTCGAGTCTTTGACAATGAAGAAGATGCTTTCCAGGCAATTATGGGACGAAAAATTAAGCCAGGCGACGTAATAGTTATACGCTATGAAGGTCCTCAGGGCGGTCCGGGAATGAGAGAGATGCTGTCTCCTACATCAGCTCTTGCCGGAATGGGGTTGGACAGCTCTGTAGCGTTAATTACCGACGGACGATTTTCTGGAGTTTCCCGAGGAGCATCCATTGGCCACATCTCACCAGAAGCAGCTGCTGGCGGGCCAATTGCTCTAATCAATGAAGGCGACATCATCAGGATTGATATACCCAATAATCTGTTAGAAGTTGCTATCAGTCAAGATGAGCTGGAACGACGGCGTTCCGCATGGACGCCGCCACAACCGAAAGTTACGGAAGGTTACTTGAGCCGTTATGTTACTATGGTAACATCCGCAAGCACAGGAGCCGTACTGACTGTTCCTGGAAAAAATAAGCAAATATAA
- the hbd_4 gene encoding 3-hydroxybutyryl-CoA dehydrogenase, producing the protein MNANNFQRIGIAGAGIMGASIAQCFANAGYSVVIYDLKDEFLNRGRTAIKQNQSSLIAEGLLTQQQADDAAKKITYTTQIDDLSDASLVIEAIIEKLDIKQQFWQKLSRIVSPDAILATNTSGLSVTAIGQNVLYQGRFAGMHWWNPPHIVPLVEVIMAKYTSEDTANSLMEISKQLGKIPILVKKDAHGFVGNRLQFAVFREALNIVEQGIATVEDVDKALKFGPGLRYSVLGALETADLGGLDTFYYISSYLFADLSQASKPPEFLKKLVDENNFGVKTGKGFYDYADGKDVEVIRRRDVMFLQLLKMLTQQGILPSK; encoded by the coding sequence ATGAACGCTAATAATTTTCAGCGCATCGGGATTGCCGGAGCAGGCATCATGGGAGCCAGCATCGCACAATGTTTTGCGAATGCCGGATATAGTGTCGTGATTTATGACCTAAAAGATGAGTTTCTGAACAGAGGCCGAACAGCAATCAAACAAAATCAAAGCAGTTTAATCGCTGAAGGGTTATTAACCCAGCAGCAAGCTGATGACGCAGCGAAGAAAATCACCTATACTACCCAAATCGACGATCTGAGCGACGCATCCCTTGTTATTGAGGCAATTATAGAAAAGCTAGATATCAAGCAACAGTTTTGGCAAAAACTAAGTCGCATTGTTAGTCCTGATGCCATTTTGGCCACCAACACCTCCGGACTAAGTGTTACTGCTATTGGTCAAAACGTACTGTATCAGGGGCGTTTTGCAGGAATGCACTGGTGGAACCCGCCGCATATCGTGCCATTAGTTGAGGTAATTATGGCGAAATACACCAGTGAGGATACAGCAAATAGCTTGATGGAAATCTCAAAACAGTTAGGCAAAATACCCATTCTCGTCAAAAAAGACGCCCACGGCTTTGTAGGAAATAGACTCCAATTCGCTGTTTTCCGTGAAGCACTGAATATTGTCGAACAGGGCATAGCAACAGTCGAAGATGTAGATAAAGCGCTCAAGTTTGGGCCGGGATTACGCTATTCTGTTCTTGGCGCACTAGAAACGGCAGATCTGGGCGGACTGGATACCTTTTACTATATCTCTTCCTACTTATTTGCCGATTTAAGCCAAGCATCCAAACCGCCTGAATTTTTGAAAAAACTGGTTGATGAAAACAATTTTGGTGTAAAAACCGGCAAGGGTTTTTACGACTATGCCGACGGAAAAGATGTAGAAGTCATCCGCCGCAGAGACGTCATGTTCCTGCAACTATTAAAAATGCTTACACAGCAAGGCATTTTACCATCAAAATAG